In a single window of the Planctomycetia bacterium genome:
- a CDS encoding flagellin yields MSRINTNVSALQAITKLIENQNDLNTRLERLSSGLRINRGADDPAGLIASESLRSEIRGITAAIDNSTRAVNVISTADAALGEVSKLLLEVKGLVNASTNSGALSEDEIQANQLQIDSLLESINRVANSTQFNTKKLLNGELGYTVSSQNSSQLSRLQIFGARIPSGQVLPVTIQVTQSAQTAVLGITAGGANGLSSSGYSSTLSSGNNVTLEVRGRLGTEIFTFTGGTTVSSIANTISSFKTLTGVSASISTTGTGSATGLQFNSTSYGNDEFVSVRAISGTFTVAPGDQGDTEDRGRNAGVLVNGQAASVNGLVARIRSSGLDLVVDLATSFGTTLSSSSFGITGGGANFQIGPQVNSDGLISIGIPSITTSNLGSTVDGFLNSIGTGGTAAITDSANHPTAAAIVSSAITQVAILSGRLGGFQANQIETNLNSQRIALENVQASESTIRDTDYASEVSRLTRAQILVQSTTQILGLANQLPQNVLSLLR; encoded by the coding sequence ATGAGTCGCATCAATACGAACGTCTCGGCACTTCAGGCAATCACCAAACTGATCGAGAATCAGAACGATCTGAATACGCGCCTGGAGCGGCTAAGCTCCGGCCTGCGTATCAATCGCGGCGCTGACGATCCGGCGGGCTTGATTGCGTCGGAATCACTGCGAAGCGAGATCCGGGGCATCACGGCGGCGATCGACAACTCGACCCGCGCCGTGAACGTCATCTCGACGGCAGACGCGGCTTTGGGCGAAGTGTCCAAGCTGTTGCTGGAAGTCAAGGGTCTGGTCAACGCCTCGACGAACTCCGGCGCGTTGTCGGAAGACGAGATCCAGGCGAACCAGCTTCAGATCGACTCGTTGCTCGAGAGCATCAACCGCGTGGCGAACTCGACGCAGTTCAACACGAAGAAGCTCCTGAACGGCGAACTCGGCTATACGGTGAGCAGCCAGAACTCCTCGCAGCTCTCCCGACTTCAGATCTTCGGAGCGAGGATTCCGTCGGGTCAGGTGCTGCCGGTCACGATCCAGGTGACGCAGTCGGCTCAGACGGCTGTGCTGGGCATTACCGCCGGCGGTGCGAACGGCCTTTCGTCGTCGGGTTATTCCAGCACCCTTTCCAGCGGCAACAACGTGACGCTTGAGGTCCGCGGCCGACTGGGGACGGAAATCTTCACGTTTACCGGCGGCACGACGGTCAGCTCGATCGCGAACACGATCAGCAGCTTCAAGACGCTTACCGGTGTCTCTGCTTCAATCTCCACAACCGGCACGGGCAGCGCGACCGGTCTTCAGTTTAACAGCACGAGTTACGGCAACGACGAGTTCGTCTCGGTCCGAGCCATCAGCGGAACGTTTACCGTGGCTCCGGGCGATCAGGGCGATACGGAAGACCGCGGCCGCAATGCGGGCGTTCTGGTCAACGGTCAGGCGGCCTCGGTCAACGGACTTGTGGCGCGCATCCGGTCGAGCGGACTGGACCTGGTCGTCGATCTGGCGACCTCGTTCGGAACGACGCTTTCGAGCAGCTCGTTCGGTATCACCGGCGGCGGCGCGAATTTCCAGATCGGCCCGCAGGTGAACAGCGACGGTCTGATCAGCATCGGAATTCCCTCGATCACCACTTCCAACCTGGGAAGCACGGTCGATGGGTTCCTGAACTCGATCGGAACGGGAGGCACGGCCGCCATCACGGACTCGGCAAACCACCCGACGGCGGCGGCGATCGTCTCTTCTGCGATCACGCAAGTCGCGATCCTGAGCGGACGACTCGGCGGATTCCAGGCGAACCAGATCGAGACCAACCTCAACAGTCAGCGCATCGCCCTGGAAAACGTCCAGGCGTCGGAATCGACGATCCGCGACACGGACTATGCGAGCGAAGTGTCTCGACTGACGCGAGCCCAGATTCTGGTGCAGTCCACGACGCAAATCCTGGGGCTGGCCAACCAGCTCCCGCAAAACGTGCTCTCGCTCCTGCGATAA
- a CDS encoding glycosyltransferase: protein MSAKTNNNENAGREGCDCSIIIPTRNRSAILGETLGRLHGLPDGRFEIIVVDNGSTDVSTALREEFGGVRWIDLDRNLGCAARNLGAAAARGRVLLMLDDDSWPDAGVVEQIVALFDERPRLGAVACRVRLADSPHRHDAGGVPGTYFNCGGAIRRSAFLECGGYPIDFEYYVEEYDLSCRLWKAGWTIEPRGELVVHHRRVSQNRDNNNMLRLLVRNNLALWQRYAPDVFREDLIESTLERYRRVAIRESALVGFEQGRREGFARIDSAKRIGRPLSSAEFADLMGLSAARSALIEWADNGRIEKVAVWTRGKACELLIDLITSINIRVDAVYDFVADEPTWRGVSLRRTSDFDPSAVDGIVAGSLSPGVAEDIANDLAEKMPGLPILSPAPWRGVATAVSSCSV, encoded by the coding sequence ATGTCGGCGAAGACGAACAACAATGAGAACGCAGGTCGCGAGGGATGCGATTGCAGCATCATCATTCCGACGCGGAATCGGTCGGCGATTCTGGGCGAGACGCTTGGCCGGCTGCACGGGCTGCCTGACGGGCGGTTTGAGATCATTGTGGTGGACAATGGATCGACGGATGTATCCACGGCTCTGCGCGAGGAATTCGGCGGGGTGCGATGGATCGATCTCGATCGGAATCTCGGGTGCGCGGCGCGGAACCTGGGGGCGGCGGCGGCGCGAGGTCGCGTGCTCTTGATGCTGGACGATGACAGTTGGCCGGATGCGGGGGTGGTGGAGCAGATTGTCGCGCTGTTTGATGAGAGGCCGCGGCTGGGGGCGGTTGCGTGTCGGGTGCGATTGGCGGATTCTCCGCATCGCCACGATGCGGGAGGTGTGCCGGGGACCTATTTTAATTGCGGCGGGGCAATTCGGCGTAGTGCGTTTCTTGAGTGCGGGGGATATCCGATCGACTTCGAGTATTACGTTGAGGAGTACGATCTGTCCTGCCGGTTGTGGAAGGCGGGGTGGACGATTGAGCCGCGCGGCGAGCTGGTGGTGCATCATCGTCGGGTGAGTCAGAATCGCGACAACAACAACATGTTGCGGCTATTGGTGCGAAACAACCTTGCGTTGTGGCAGCGCTATGCGCCGGATGTATTTCGAGAAGACCTGATCGAGTCGACGCTGGAGCGATACCGGCGCGTGGCGATTCGCGAGTCGGCGCTTGTTGGGTTTGAGCAGGGCCGGCGGGAGGGATTTGCGCGCATCGACTCGGCGAAGAGAATCGGGCGTCCGCTGAGTTCGGCGGAATTTGCCGATTTGATGGGGCTGAGTGCCGCGCGTTCGGCGCTGATCGAGTGGGCCGATAATGGGCGCATCGAAAAAGTCGCTGTTTGGACGCGTGGAAAAGCGTGCGAACTCTTGATCGACCTCATTACCAGTATTAATATCCGGGTGGATGCGGTTTACGACTTCGTCGCGGATGAACCCACGTGGCGAGGCGTATCACTTCGGCGCACTTCGGATTTCGATCCGAGCGCGGTCGACGGCATCGTTGCAGGTTCGCTCTCGCCGGGCGTCGCGGAAGACATTGCCAATGATCTTGCCGAAAAAATGCCCGGGCTCCCGATACTCTCGCCTGCGCCGTGGCGCGGCGTCGCGACGGCAGTCTCTTCCTGTTCTGTTTAG
- a CDS encoding DUF1697 domain-containing protein, with translation MPKCVALLRGINVGGKNKIAMAALRDMFAAIGLPNAKSLLQSGNIVFQPGRQSPSAIEKTLEAQSAKRLNLPVDYFVRTAAEWSKLIAANPFAAEAKEAPSHLIVMAFKDVVDGGAVKALQAAVKGPEIVRAKGRELFISYPAGIGTSKLTSALIEKMIGQRGTARNWNTVTKLEQLLTDEA, from the coding sequence GTGCCAAAATGCGTCGCGCTCCTTCGCGGTATCAACGTCGGCGGCAAAAACAAAATCGCCATGGCCGCCCTGCGCGACATGTTCGCCGCCATCGGCCTCCCAAACGCAAAGTCGCTCCTCCAAAGCGGCAACATCGTCTTTCAGCCCGGCCGCCAATCCCCATCCGCCATCGAAAAAACACTCGAAGCGCAATCCGCCAAGCGCCTCAACCTGCCCGTCGACTACTTCGTCCGCACCGCCGCCGAATGGAGCAAACTCATCGCCGCCAATCCCTTCGCCGCCGAAGCAAAAGAAGCCCCAAGCCACCTGATCGTCATGGCCTTCAAGGATGTCGTCGACGGCGGGGCGGTCAAAGCCCTCCAGGCCGCCGTCAAAGGCCCCGAGATCGTCCGCGCCAAAGGCCGCGAGCTGTTCATCTCCTATCCCGCCGGAATCGGCACCTCAAAACTCACCAGCGCCCTCATCGAAAAGATGATCGGCCAACGCGGCACCGCCCGAAACTGGAACACAGTCACGAAGCTGGAGCAATTGCTCACCGACGAAGCATGA
- a CDS encoding MmcQ/YjbR family DNA-binding protein codes for MTQSQFRQIALSLPEAVEGSHMDHPDFRVGGKIFAALYPRDGKTWGMLKLKPDQQRQMVKTNPETFAPIPGGWGKGGATQVCLAKAKAPAVRSAMIMA; via the coding sequence ATGACGCAGTCGCAGTTCCGCCAGATCGCCCTCAGCCTTCCCGAAGCCGTCGAAGGCAGCCACATGGACCACCCCGACTTCCGCGTCGGCGGAAAGATCTTCGCCGCCCTCTACCCGCGCGATGGCAAAACCTGGGGCATGCTCAAGCTCAAGCCCGATCAGCAGCGTCAAATGGTAAAAACAAACCCGGAGACCTTCGCCCCCATCCCCGGCGGCTGGGGCAAGGGCGGCGCAACCCAGGTGTGCCTGGCAAAGGCAAAAGCCCCCGCCGTCCGAAGTGCCATGATCATGGCATAG
- a CDS encoding TlpA family protein disulfide reductase — protein sequence MSCSKRALIRGLSEIRAVTFFAAFAVALPGAAFGQAAATSQPAAAPPPKVVRVTPPSVSFGRLLGESIETRVVTIANLGSGGLRVTMHPPEKASFGYELVETNPGMEYQLFITASGPMAPGVVRETVKMETGLAEQPWVELMAAAYIPEPIEISPTVVMLPSLADQKTPTRKVVQITNRGPDALTVTAATCDDPKIKVALQKPIPDRLYRIVLEFPVGYAMPQQGHIVTVQADAPRPRTFQVPIRPTGGSAQPSGATGAKTAAAPRPAMEMANKPAPRFELETTVVGRAISNSEIGMVPVTVLNFVAPNCGFCKRQIPKVESVRSRFESMGVRFVNVNETMRKAFTQAEAEAVFDSIGSRLELAMDPGNRVGGMFKVSSFPTMFVVTNDGIVRHVNIGAKANIDEMLATQLGHLLDGHHLGAGSSESSEGQATTSGPSEKKAGA from the coding sequence AGCAAACGCGCTTTGATCAGGGGCCTGTCAGAGATCCGGGCCGTTACTTTTTTTGCAGCATTCGCCGTCGCCCTGCCGGGTGCGGCGTTTGGGCAGGCGGCGGCCACAAGTCAGCCGGCTGCCGCGCCGCCGCCGAAGGTGGTTCGGGTGACGCCGCCGTCGGTATCGTTCGGCCGGTTGCTGGGCGAGTCGATTGAGACGCGCGTGGTGACGATCGCCAACCTGGGCAGTGGCGGACTGAGAGTGACGATGCACCCGCCGGAGAAGGCGTCGTTTGGTTACGAGCTTGTCGAGACGAATCCGGGGATGGAGTATCAACTGTTTATCACGGCGTCGGGGCCGATGGCGCCCGGGGTGGTGCGCGAGACGGTGAAGATGGAGACGGGGCTGGCCGAGCAGCCATGGGTTGAGTTGATGGCGGCGGCTTACATTCCTGAGCCGATTGAGATATCGCCGACGGTGGTGATGCTGCCGAGCCTTGCGGATCAGAAGACGCCGACGCGGAAGGTGGTGCAGATCACGAATCGGGGGCCTGATGCGCTGACCGTGACAGCGGCGACGTGCGATGATCCGAAGATCAAGGTGGCGCTGCAGAAGCCGATCCCGGATCGACTGTACCGAATCGTTCTTGAGTTCCCCGTGGGTTATGCGATGCCGCAGCAGGGACATATTGTGACGGTGCAGGCCGACGCGCCGCGTCCGCGAACGTTTCAGGTTCCTATTCGTCCGACGGGGGGCAGCGCCCAGCCGAGCGGGGCGACGGGGGCGAAGACGGCGGCTGCTCCGCGACCGGCGATGGAGATGGCGAACAAGCCGGCGCCGCGATTTGAGCTGGAGACGACGGTGGTGGGGCGGGCGATTTCGAATTCGGAAATCGGCATGGTCCCGGTGACGGTGTTGAACTTCGTTGCGCCGAACTGCGGGTTCTGCAAGCGGCAGATTCCGAAGGTGGAGAGCGTGCGATCGCGGTTTGAGTCGATGGGGGTGCGGTTCGTCAATGTGAACGAGACGATGCGCAAGGCGTTTACGCAGGCGGAGGCGGAGGCGGTTTTTGATTCGATCGGTTCGCGGCTGGAGCTGGCGATGGACCCGGGCAACCGGGTCGGCGGGATGTTCAAGGTGTCGAGCTTTCCGACGATGTTCGTGGTGACGAACGACGGCATCGTTCGGCACGTGAACATCGGGGCGAAGGCGAACATCGACGAGATGCTGGCGACGCAGCTTGGTCACTTGCTGGACGGTCATCATCTGGGGGCGGGGTCGAGCGAGTCGAGTGAGGGGCAGGCGACGACGAGCGGGCCGAGCGAGAAGAAGGCGGGGGCGTGA